One window of Polyangiaceae bacterium genomic DNA carries:
- a CDS encoding GNAT family N-acetyltransferase → MTNLELRYEVFARRSGAPSAGLPGRQPVTADEFRDVLRRSTLGERRPVDDLERLSTMLENSNLIVTAREPVRGLLIGISRCVTDFAYCCYCSDLAVDEAVQRLGVGKELLRLTREAAGEQATLLLVAAPKAKDYYPHIGMAHVEACFAFNRTR, encoded by the coding sequence ATGACGAATCTGGAACTCAGGTATGAGGTGTTCGCTCGTCGAAGTGGAGCGCCGAGCGCCGGTCTCCCTGGGCGCCAACCGGTGACCGCTGATGAGTTCCGAGATGTGCTGCGCCGCTCCACCCTGGGTGAGCGCCGCCCGGTAGATGACCTCGAGCGCCTGAGTACGATGCTCGAAAACTCCAACTTGATCGTTACCGCGCGGGAACCAGTGCGCGGGCTGCTGATCGGCATTTCTCGGTGTGTCACCGACTTTGCCTACTGCTGCTATTGCTCCGACCTCGCGGTGGACGAGGCGGTGCAACGCCTAGGCGTTGGCAAGGAGCTTTTGCGGCTCACCCGCGAAGCGGCAGGAGAGCAGGCCACGCTGCTGCTCGTCGCTGCGCCCAAGGCGAAGGACTACTATCCCCACATCGGGATGGCGCACGTCGAGGCTTGCTTCGCGTTCAACCGCACTCGGTGA